The DNA region ACCTCCAGCTTCCATGGCAGACCCAGAAAAATCCATCATGGACCCTCACTCGTAAATTCCCTTGACTTTTCTAGTAGGCTAGACTGAAGTGATATCCTCTGGGTTTGCAAGTGGTGGGAAAGAGTGTAAGTCCTTTCAGCACTAActacataagagaaaaataatacagcCTTGACATTCCTTGATTCTGGGCCCTTTCTTCATCCTGACTTGTTTCATACTATGTATTTTTGTGTACTTTTTGTTAtgttgtataaaaatattttcaatgactGCTTCTGTTTACCATTTTATTATGACCAAGTTGCTCCTataatttagggggaaaaaaaggcaatacTTCTCTAACTACTGCTTTACTTGCAGCCAACTGCCAATTTCTccttactttttaaagttaaaattccaATTCTGTCTATATTCACCATTCCATTTCCCTTATCCTGCTCACTCCTATTAGGCTTCTCCTTCCTATACCTAACATCAACTTTGCCACAAAGTCACCATGACCTCCAAGTTACTAAATCTAATAGTCATTCATCAACCCTTACCTTGATCTGATCTTTCATTCACATCAGAAACTGTTGGAACTCCAACAGATTCTTTGTTGGTAAATCTAACAACGTATACTCATGTTCTTTCTGATTCTCTGATTCTACTTTGCAAGTCAAATTTACTGATTCCTATTTCTCTAGTATTGAACTCTAGGGTAATTTTAACCTCCATTTCAAGGTCTCCTCTTATGCGATTCTCAATTCTTAGATGATTTCATCCATttttagaatattaaatattatccTTAGACCAGCATCTCTCAAAATTTTATCCCACATGCAAATCTCTCCTCTGAAATATACAACTGTGCAGCTCCCTACTCTTCATTTCATCTCAAAATATGCCAAAGCACCTCAAAACTTCCTGCAAAACTCCCATTTTAACTAATGTCCCACCATTTACTTGCATGCTGGAGTCACTTCTGTCACACATTATTATTCACCTACCATATAATCACCAAACCACTGGGTGGTCAGTCATACTATTTTTGTATACTAATTGCTTCTTAGATACAAGAACTTATTTCATCCCAAGACTATTAGTATCACCTATGGCTTAATATATTGTGCTAGCATTTAACCTGTCCTCATATATCGACTCTTGCTGTACTATAATGTATTCCACACTGAACCTCCAGAATGATCTTCAAAAACAAAGATCTTATCATTTAATTGCTTACAGCCTAGTTGAGTTTCCTATTACTATTAGTATGAAGGACCATATAAGGCCTCAGGTGTTTCAGTGCCTGCCTCACTCTCCAGACTCTATATTAGCATCTCTCCTGATGCTGTGTTCCAGCCACCTAGCCCCCTCTCCTAAGCTTCTTTTTTGTCTGTAAGTTCTCCATATGCACTGCCTTTCCTGTCTAAAAAGTTCCTCTCTTACCCTTAATTTGTTAACTCCTTCATTTCTCAAATGtgaacacatattttttaagGCTTTTTACCAGAgttaacaattattatttattcttgttAAGTGCCTGCCTTTCTGGGTATAAGCTCCATGAAGTTCAGTAACCATACCTGCTTTAATTGTGCATCGTAGGTCTTGCACTGAGCCCAGGCCTAGCACAAAATtacatatgaaagaaagaaagaaagaaagaaagaaagaaagaaagaaagaaagaaagaaagaaagaaagaaagaaagaaagaaagaaagaaagaaagaaagaaagaaagaaagaaagagaaagtgagagagaaaggaaagaaagaaagaaagcagagaacgagaggagagagaaaaggaagaagcaggaaggaaggaaggcgaggaaggaaggaatgcatTACAGTAAAGACAAATCAGAGTGAATAcgggaagaagggaaggatgtCGAGGATTGCGGAGGAAGGCATTCGGACGTAAGAAGCATGCCGAATTCGGTGAATTACCCGTCCTGCCTACCCGCCTGGCTTTTGTGCCTATTTTCATCTTGTATTGTATTTCCCCAAATAAATTAAGTATACTTTCAGAATTTGTACCAGGCCTTATATACCTCTTTAACTTCCTTTAACAGCTGTAAGTGTAgaacttatttttcaaataaaatctcattaaaaCTCGAATACATGACAAAGGGAAGCCACTTTAGTTAtttattccccaggctggactcaGAATGTCCTCTAGCCCCTCAGGGTTCACATGCAGCCACAAACAACAGCCCTAATCACAACAAAGCTTTTAAGAAAGGCAGAAagtcaggccccaccccagatttGCTGAATAAGAAATCTACTGCATAAGCAAACTACTGAACAAGAAATCGAGTGATTTCTATgttcattaaaatttgaaatctaTAAAATAGAGCATTTAGAACTGTGAACCGTGCAAAGGAGTATATAAAATTGCTCCTGTTATCCAAATCATTGATAGAATAATACTGTGGATGATTGTTAAAGAGATCTGCAATTGTGACCATGAGTGGTCAAGaatattctctatttttacaTTACATTGTGACTTTCCAGCCAAAGGACTGATTTTTTATTCATTGACTTCATTATCCAAAATTAGTTAACATTTAGGCATTTAAATGTTAACTAGTTTCCTGAAACTAGATTAATAATAATAGGTCAAGAGTTACTGGGATGTGTGAAGCAAGCACAATGGTTTCAGTGGTTGGCTTCTTTAATTGCTGGTAAGTGACTGTGGAGCTACACTGTGAGAAAATGATACCTTTCTCTGCCATTGCtacattcaaaaaacaaaatcaggtaACACCTCACTTTTTGTAGTTAGATTATTCCAGGTCTGGATGCTCACCAAAGTCCTTCCAAAGTCCTGTTAAGTTTGAACATTTCTTCCCAAATCAAGATTTATAGCTTTCTAATTATGAAAGTCTCagcattttaaatcttttctccACCTAAAATATCCTAGTAATTAGAGAAGAAATGCTCTTATCAGTGATAAGATATAATCATAGCCAAGTCGACTATCTAGACACCTACAAAGAAATCTAGAAACTATTATCTCTGAAATCACTTACGTGGTGTGGAAGATTTGAAAGCAATGAAGTCCTTTTCCACATGAGCCTTTGTGACAGCATCATTGCAGATGTTACTTTGCAAGAGCTGACCATGTGTATCTGCACTGGCTTTTCCGCTGTCAGTGGTGAACCAAACAATCCCAGCACCATCTGGGAGAGACATTATGTCTTATGAAACATGAGGtatttataaatacacatatacatatgcaaacacaaacacatatgcacacacatgcccatgcacatacgcacacatacatgtacacacacatacacatatgcatatacatgcacacatatacacatatgcatacgcATACGCATACACAATACTGTCTCTTTTACCATAATACCTTTACTTTAGTACATTTTCTCATGGCATTACTTAAAAATGCAAGTACCTTACTACTAGAAATACTGCCTCACTTACCAGGAACAAAACAGAGCCCACTTGAGTTTAGAACAACCATGTTGACAACATTGTCCCAGATGATTGGGATGTTTCTGATTATTCTACttatagtttctttaaaaaatggtatgGACTTAATACAATTTCAAAGTGCACTGGACCTAGGAATAGTACTGAAATGTTGTTTATCTTGCTTATCCCTAGGAAAATGAAGTATAAAcataaaggtaattttaaaagtgCACAGCCACTCCTGGGGTCTCAAAATCAAGATTTATAGCTTTCTAATTGGAGACTCACTGCCTCGGCAGGCTTGCGTGATGATGACCTTGGGTTTGTCGCTCAGACTCCAGCAGTTACGGTTGTTGAAAATTTCGAAGATGGTGTCATCGTGAAGAACATCTGGCTCTTGATCCCAGTGCTCAGTTCCACAGATTCCATTCAGGATGCCATGTGACATCAACACCAGGAATGTGCTGTCCGAGGACTGGTGCTCTGGACGAGCAGCAAACTGCCTTAAGGCTGTTGCCATTTCCTGAAAGAGACCCTTGAGTCACTATCAAGGAAGTCTCCACATGCATGTAGTTTGTACTCAAATAGTAGGTGGGGTTCACAAAAATGAGCAAGTACTAAAGAATCAGATGGTTTAGACTGAATGGGATTATAAGATAAATAGTGTTCTGACATAAAACTAGAAAGTTTAACCGTATAGAGTATTAAAACTAGTAGGGTTTTTATGTAGCATCTTGTCCAGTGGTTTTCAGTAAAACCTTAGGTTTCTGAAGATGCTGGGAGATGGAATAAAATGAAGCCAAGTGAGACGACAGGACACCAATAGGGGCCGCTTTGCTTTGATCTGTCTAACAATGGTGTTCctgtaagttttatttaaaagataaaaattgacaaatattaaaaatacgaaattcCTTCACTATGGAGCAGCAGAAAGTTAGTTTAAAATGGTCTGTCTAAAGTTATGCAAAACAGAGCTAGAAACACAACTGTTTCattacatatttgtgtgtgtgtgtgatttttcccCATATACCTGCCTTTACATTTAGACACTTAGTATTGACATTATAAAAATCTCACAAGATAATTCTGTAGGTATCAGACATTTCAGAGTGCAGAGCTTTTGTCATACCCAGACCATCAAGTAGTAGCTGTCTCCCAGATTGTGAACATCAGAAAGACCTAATATTTTCACTAAAACTCTGCTATGTAGAATTtctctaaatacacacacacacacacacacacacacatacacatatgcatatgctATAAGATGGTGCATTAGAGAAGGCTGAAATCCAGGGGATCCTATTCTGGAGAAAATATAATTCCTATAACATCATACATCTTGCTCTTGCAGCTGCCAATTAAGAGGTTGAAAACGatctaaaagattaaaaaaatgtaaaatgaaaagtaataaaaaaaagcagCTTGTTCTGCTCTCTGGAGCCGTTCCCCGAGCTGTGAGATTCTCTTCTATAACCACTGAGTAGCCAAGGTTTTCAAGTAGATCTTGCATCCCCAAAAGGTCAAGTTCAGAACCATTTCGATTATGAAGATAGTGGAATTCTTTGTTGCAGATTATGAGGGCCAGGCGTGTTCAGGCCCTCTTTCTCCATCACTGGATATATCTGCAAATAATACACACAGAATGACTTTCCCCAGACCTTTTCTCTTTTGCCTGCAAAGTTCATACACAACAggtcaatataaatatatagtaagtGACACAAAGTTTCTGCATGAAAATACACCCTCatgaagaaagaggcagaaaacCAGACTGAAAGCATGTATGAGGTGTAAGTGTTCACTGTACGAAGTTGGCTTCAGTTAGGTGGTGGAGAGGAGTTTAGACTGTGTCCCAAAGTGAaattgaagaaacagaaaatgtcacgTGAAGACCAATCAGTTAGATCATTTCCTGATCTTAAGGCCTTTGTGATGAGAGTTAAAGCATCCCAGTAAGTCCCCAGTGTCTTGTCTGAATGAGTAATCTTGTGTCTCCCTATTTCAAAGCATATCACCTCATCTGCCCCTTTTCGTCTTCAGTTCATGGAAATGAGCATGAGGGCAAAGCTTTAACCTGCCACTGGGTTGGACACCCTGGATTTCCAGAggagctgaaagagaaaaaattgtgTAGCTCATTAAGCAGTAATGTCTGCTGCCTTGCAACCCTGCAGACCTTTTTGCTAGGCTCTCATTCCTCAAAGCTGCTTGCTGCCAGTCCATGaaaaagttttacaaaatgagaaaattgcttcatatttaaaatgcctaaaacaaaaatattgagtACATCCCtattttccttctgcttcttaCTGATCTCGTCACAAATTTCTATGTTTTTGTTAGTGCTCATGGCGTGGACTAATCTTTCCGACCCAACACATTAGCATTATGTAAACACAGaaactaatattttaaaggaagtgTGATCTTTGTCTAGCCTAGTGGAATCACTACTCAGATATTTGTATGTCACTTGAAATATCCCTTATTTATTATTACCGTTCTCTGAGACATCTCCCCTTTCATGGAACTCAAAACATTCCAAGGCATTCTTGAACAGTTATGTGTATTATGGACTGTGAACCTTCTCGGTATTGATAGGTATTTCCCACCTCAGAATCATACAGAAAACATGATTCATTTCCCTGTAAAAGCCCGTGAATTCTTCCATGACCTCAATATGTCTTTCCCTATGTTTCATTCTTACATGAAAATACCCTCAACATAAACAACTATTGCATTGTACTTTAATTGTGTTTACTTACTATAACCTTAATTAGGATAGAGAAGTCgacttttatatttgtatttccaGTATATAGAATTGTATCTGGAAAGATTGCTAGTTTATAAATCTTATTAGTGAATAGTTATCCTCAAATACTTGAAAATAGCTACAAGGTCTCCTCTGGTTCTTTGTGCCCTTAGGGCAACAAACCTATATCTTATCATAGTTTTGCATAAGAAATATTACATCTTTTAACCACCAAATCCATCAATTTGTCTACATCTCTGCTCACCTCCTCTACTTTGTCTTTTACTACATAAAACATGTGTCCTTCCTCCTATCTAAGGTCAGTGCCTCTACCTGAGCTCTAAAATCCATCCCCTCCCACCAACAAGGGTATTTCTCAGGTATTTATTCAGCTTCAGATTCTATGTCATCATTCTCTTCCTGTTTTTCCCACAGGCTTATTCATATTGACATTAGCATGCCTTagtatctatatttaaaaaaaaaaaaacaaaaaaaaaaacacttccgGTTTCTTTGCCAATTATTGTCCCATTTCACTACTTTACTTTTCTACACAATGCCTGAAAAGCATTTTTTATgctatttccaattttttgtCTTATGTTTTTTGTATGCAATCCAATCTATTATCCTCAatccttaaataaaatatagttatcaaactaccattgattATATGTTCATTTCTTAGCATTCACATGGCATTTTATAGGCTTCTGTAATGCTGCATTTTCCAGCCATTCTTCCTAAATCTGTCTGTCTTAGGTTGTTGGTTCTTCCTCTCCCACAATGCCTCCAAaagttgtgtttttctttgcCAGACACTGTTATCCTCTGTCAATGCTCTTTCCCAGGTGGCATCTTCCAGTCTCAATCTTTTAAATACTATCTACATGCTCACGAGTCTCCAGATTTTTCCTAGTCCAGATTTCTCTGTGAGATCATCCATTTGCCTATTCAACGTCCACCACTGGAGGTACCACATGTTCCAAAGGAAACATACAAAACAGGACTCCTGATATTGTGCATTCCTTCAAATCTGTGTTTCCTGCACACCTGTTTTCTCTGACTCAGTAAATGGCACCATACACCCCAGTTGCCAAGTCAAAAACCTAGTCATTattaattctttcctttctttcacatCCCATATCCAACCTATTAGTCAATTTCCATTGATTCTGCTGCCAAACTAGGTCTCAAATTTAACAACTTTTCATCAACTCTATTGCCACAAAACCAGTTTAAAAGCTATTATTTTCCCAACTGAAATATTTAAACCATTTTCAACTGGGCTTTTTGATGCGACGCTTATCCTATCACTCCTCGTTTAACAATTTCTAAGGAGTGTAAATGAAGGCAAAattcattatttatcatttttctgcTGTAGACATCAAGACATGCCCTTGCAGTTACAACTTACTTGGCTCAATTAGCATGTAATGATTTCAACATTGGCAGTGAAATTAAGGGGAAAATTGAGAGTatggaaggaagaaagtaaaaggaaagaaggagaaaaagaacagaggaaaaaagagaagaggaaaaaacagaaacaagaaaaaggatgtcaatgggaaagaaaataaaacagatgatatgaaagggaaaatgaaagagatggagaaagaaaattgGGAGATTAACAGCTCTCTGTCAACTTGAGGGTTGTTATTCTTAAAAAAACTCTCAGTTGGAAACACCTTATTTACATTTTGGTAAAAGGGAGTACCAAGTTCTTACTCAGAGAGGGCaatttattatatgttatattacTTCTGCTTTTTAATGTCAACTTATTTTATGTAAACTAAGATAAAACTTAGCTTTCATAAATCATTCTTTAATACTTATACAAGTTTAAGCACTTGTTTTAGGAATGCATGTTAACTGTAATAGATGGCTAGGAAGAGCAGAGGCTATGTAACTCTCCTGGAATTTGTAAGGATCATCGATTACTAATAAACagttgtccaaaaaaaaaaaaaaaaaaaaaaaaaccctgcaatgTTTTATATTGCAAATAAAATCCTGGCCTGACTCTTTAATAGCTGCATTATACTCCCTCTAATTTCCTACTCTCCAGTCAGATTGGCTGTGACCCTCTTACACAGCAAGAGAATTACTGTCTCAGGGTCCTTGCTCTCGTTTCCTCTTTCTAGAGAACACTTTTGTTTCAGAGTTTGGCACAACTCCTTCCCCACAGTTCAAGTATGTACCGAAATGCCACCTCTGGGGAGCGGTCATGACTAAACATCCTGGCTCACTGGCCTTTTCCTGATGCATGTTCAAGAATTGGGAATATACTCATTTATGTATTACAGTCTGGAGTAGGAATCAGCAAACCATGGCCTGTGGGTCAGATTCAGCCTAACGCCCGTTTTTATAAAGTTGTACTGGATGCACACCAACACACCCATCGTGTACTTATGGTCTATTGTTGTTTGTGAGCTACGATAGATGATTTGAGTCATGACAGAGGTCACATGGTCCAGAAAGATTAAAATGTTCATTATCTTTCAAAGAAAAAGTGTAGCAACCCATGTTCCAGAGAGAAGGAAACATCTATACCCCACTAACCCATGAATTCCCTATTCCTTCCTTAAATAGAAATGTAGATTTTCAGACATTTCTTTCTTGGGCAAAGCCACAGCTAAGCAAAAGATAATGGATATCCCCTATTGTACATTCTGTATCTGGGAATGACTCTAACGTCCACATTGTGCAACCAGAGTAGTCCAGAATAGCTAAAAGCTATCAGCCTTTAATAATGTCTCCAGCACCATATgtgtatttaacaaatatttattgagcacctattatgtgtcaggtatcatttctatgtatttagGATATATTCATGAACAAAGCAGACAAAGACCCCCCACATGGTGGAGTTAACATTTCAGCAGAGggagacataataatataatgaataagTAAATTGTATGGAGTGATGAGAGTGAGTATTgttaataataaatgtatacagCAGTGTAAAAGTAATTGGGATTGATCAGAGTATTTTGTAGCATTAAATAAGATAGACAGGAGGCCGGGattggtgattcatgcctgtaatcccagcactctgggaggctgagacaagaggatcacctgagatcagcagtttgagaccagtctgggcaacaccatgaaatcctgtctccactaaattttggtatatatatataattttggtaTACAAAaaaggcatggtggagggtgcctgtaaaaTCTGTCActcgagaggatgaggcaggagaattgcttgaaccggggaggcagaagttgcaatgagctgagatcgcaccattgcactccagcctggtaacaagagcaagcaaaactccgtctgaaaaatcaaacaaacaaacagaaaaccggTGAGGAAGGTCGTAAGATGGGGAAAGTTTATTCTCCACTtgaagaagggaaaaataaagaggaCAAAAACTGCATAAGAATTGAAGAGAAAGAATGAGTTACTAGCTCTTAGCCCCACAATACTCACCTAAACTCAGCTGTTTTTCGGGATTGCACAGGTGGTCCCTACACATTTTGCCTGCAGTTTGAGCTGTCTCAGTGATATCCTCAACCAGGTTTTCAGCGTTGTGCACTATGATTTTCACACACTTTCCTAGAGTGTGTAACTCTTCGGTGTTTAACACATTATTTTCCACCAAGTCATCAAAAATGCCATCCAGAACGGTAATGACCAGCGACTTCACCATGTGGACCCGAACACCTTTGGATGGTTTCTCATCTGTGAGAATGATAGAATCTCAGATATGGACAGAAGTTTGGATAGCCCATTCTAGGGTAGTGGTTCCCAAATTTTAACGTTCATAAGAATCACCTACAAAGCTTAGTAAGCAGCGCTTCCTGCACCCTAGTCCAAGCAATTTTTATTTGATAGGTGAGAATGAGCCcatgaattttcatttctaacaatTTCTCATGGATGCTAAAGCCTCCAGTGCAAAGACCGCACGTGGACAATCTCCTGTCTTGTTCAACTCTCTCCATTTTCATAGATGGTGAAATAGATTCAGAGAAGCAAAGTGAATTCGCTAAGGAACTTGGTGACAGCTGACTCAGTTTAGTCCTTGCATTTCCTAccatctcttcaatttctttcacttGTATCAATAAGTAGTTTGAAAAGACATTGCATTCAACACGTGCAGCAGTAAAACATAAATgcattcatctgtaaaataacacctttttttgtttcctttatcaaGGCTAGCAGGGAAGCTCGGCCTGCGGAGACTGAGAGCACATATTGTAGCTGACCCATTTGCTGCTGTATGTGAAAGTTCACACAGAGAGCAGAAATGTGCAGGAAATGCAAGTTACCCTGTTCAACCGCCAGGCTTCTCACCCTCACTCTAACAGAACACTTATAAAATGGGTGAGAATTGCAGGTCAGGATGAGTTAAAAGAAGAGTCCAAAATCAAAGGAAAAGCTTAAGAACAGAGATCCAGATGTTTctacatttctctttcatttgagACATTGTAACATATTCATGAAGACACTTGGTTCGCATTTTTAGTGCTGTGACCCAGCTCACGTATCTCCCGCCACACCCAGAGTAAAATAATTAGGTTTTGGGAGACCCTCTCCactctgctttcttctttcccttgaaTACAACTTTCTCGAAGGACAGccataaacaatagaaaaactgAAGCCACTCACCAGCCATGGCTGCTCCTGCTCCCTGGACAGGAAAAAGCTATGAAagcaaaagcaatttcaacagcCTTGCTCTCCTCTCAGCGGACCAGCTTGTTGATATTGCCATAGATGGAAAACTTCAGGTcctcaaattctctttttctttgccaAGATAAAATTAGACTCCTGATCTCATGTATAACtgttttcctttggaaaataGGAAgcagaaagtgtttttttttttctttttgacataacAAAGTGAACAGAATGAAATCAGGTACACTTGCATGAGAACCCGTCTCTGTGTTCTTTCCCGTCTATTTTTAACACTGTTAATAAATCAAATTACACCTCTGTTTGTCTCTCTGGTGCCATCAGCCACTAAATGGTCAGGAGTCTTTACTTCACTGATACTTACTCAACCCCAGAAGTGTGATTTTGGAAGATAGGGGAAAGAGGCTGACTGAGGACTGCCAAATGATGATACTCCTTTCACTATTTGAGAAACCCACATAAGtgagttttcttctctttcctgatccactcatttttaaattgggatgTTGTTTTTTCCACAAGATCAATGTATTTTTGTTCATTAAATGAACAAGAGACTCTTTcacttatttttgaaacagatatACGTGTGCCATTAACATCAAACAACAGAAAagtttataaaatggaaaaatatagatTCTTAAATTTCACATGACAAGGTAATCACAATGATACATTTAGCTTGTATCTGTGTGtagtattttaaacaattttataaaacacTTAATGCAATACTGATTTTATCTACGGCTCTAATCATTGGCCTCCTAGCATTTTTTGGCCTTTACTTCATTCTGAACTGGACTTATGAGTTGGCTTTGACCAACATGATGGAGCAGAGGAATCTGATGGAGTGTCCAGTCTGAGTTTTACAAATCCTTGTGCCCTTCTTCCTCTTGAACACCTGAAACTAAATGAGAATGAGCCTGGGCTAGATTGCTAGCTGAATAGAGACCTCATGTGAAGAAGAGCCCAGTCATCTCAGCCTAGGCCATCCTAGACCAGCCTCCAGCCAGGTGTTTTCCTAACTTATCAGGTATCCCAGCCTTGTCAGCAGAGATGCCTACCCTACACATAGATGGTCTCAGACACAATCCCAGCAGTGATGAAAAGAAACATTCAGCTGACCAGCCACCTTGTAACAATAATAAATGCTTCTTGTGTGAAGCCACTGTATTTCAGGGTGTTTTGATTCTCAACACTAGATAACTAACAGACACATAATCACctacagatttttttctgtagtgGCAGTATCTTAAAATTATATTGCTGATAATTTGCTTAATTTAACTTCCACAATATgtgacaaacattttaaaaaatcaacacatGAAACACTATCTGAGTTTTGATGGCTGTATACTATTTAAAATGTGGatagattataattttaaaaagttttgtcaGTAGTACAGAAAAGACTGcaataaaaatcagatttttattatttttatctttggtcCCACAAACTAGGTGTAATTTCTCTAAGTTATTTGCCTTACTTTTTAATGAGAATCTTTGGAACAACCAATAATGCCTGTTTGATCTATTTAATGATATAAAGATTACAAACAATGCTATTAACTGTCtcatatgaaaaatgaaatgtagcTCATTCACATTGCCAGTTCTTTCTCCTATTCTATCTAATATTTGATAATAGTGTAATTTCCAATTATTTCCttgattcattttgaaatataatgtaCTTAACTCACACTTCTTCTTTCATCAATTTTGCATAGTAGCTTAATTCTCCTCTGTGTAAGTTGATCAGAGTTTCCCGGGTACAATTTACTCCATCTCTTCTCACCTCCACACCATTTTTTCCCAATTTCCTATTGTAGTAAAAATACATACTCCCAAACTGACCATCTTAACATTTTTACATGTAGTGTTTGGTGATactaaatacattcataatatcATAACAGTCACCCCCGTCTACCTCCAGAATTCCTCTTTATCTTGTAAAACTGAGATTCTatatcattaaataataactccccatttcttcCTCCCCACTGTTCCTGAccatcaccattctactttctctccTTATGAATAGGATACCCTAGGTACCTtatatgtaagtgagatcatacagtgcTTGTTTTTCTGTTGCTGCCTTATTTCACATAGcctaatgttctcaaggttcattcatattgCGACAAATGTCAGAACTTCATTTTCAAGGCTAAAATTCCGTTATgagtgtataccacattttgcttatccatttatcaTTTATTGGTTAGTTGGGTGGCTTCCACATTTTAgatattgtgaacaatgctgctgtgATTGTGGGTGTATAAATACATCTTTGAGATCCTGCATTCAATTATTTTAGGTACATACCCATAgatggaatttctggatcataggGTAACTCCACTTCTGATTTGTGCAGAACTGTCATACAA from Rhinopithecus roxellana isolate Shanxi Qingling chromosome 15, ASM756505v1, whole genome shotgun sequence includes:
- the LOC104665278 gene encoding LOW QUALITY PROTEIN: inactive caspase-12 (The sequence of the model RefSeq protein was modified relative to this genomic sequence to represent the inferred CDS: deleted 2 bases in 1 codon), with the protein product MADEKPSKGVRVHMVKSLVITVLDGIFDDLVENNVLNTEELHTLGKCVKIIVHNAENLVEDITETAQTAGKMCRDHLCNPEKQLSLDISSDGERGPEHAALIICNKEFHYLHNRNGSELDLLGMQDLLENLGYSVVIEENLTAQEMATALRQFAARPEHQSSDSTFLVLMSHGILNGICGTEHWDQEPDVLHDDTIFEIFNNRNCWSLSDKPKVIITQACRGNGAGIVWFTTDSGKASADTHGQLLQSNICNDAVTKAHVEKDFIAFKSSTPHNVSWRHEISGSVFISQIIYYFKEYSWSHHLEEIFRKVQRSFETPNVVTQLPTIERLSMTRYFYLFPGN